One region of Lytechinus pictus isolate F3 Inbred chromosome 8, Lp3.0, whole genome shotgun sequence genomic DNA includes:
- the LOC129266542 gene encoding uncharacterized protein LOC129266542 isoform X1: MDGISDKKLLNIGNSIGNNDKLLALALELGFTYAEYKNYKATNQGAGDVTSAGTISMLFCWREKMKREEQVRVLSCALEKVGLVEVAEEHLKERGMRLTPAEVQPLARNDITDRAIHVKRNCGIRINENVSEVQLLQISREFPNEIFGSFCLSLGVGSNQSSNILTKHCKDYHKAMMEILMMWKNRTCGPCEELESALESSGAADLIGSILYKPK, translated from the exons ATGGACGGGATTTCAGACAAGAAACTCCTGAACATTGGTAATTCGATAGGGAACAACGACAAGCTCTTGGCTCTGGCACTTGAACTTGGCTTCACATATGCAGAATATAAGAATTATAAAG CGACCAATCAGGGAGCGGGTGACGTCACCTCGGCGGGCACTATCTCGATGCTGTTTTGCTGGCGGGAGAAGATGAAGAGGGAAGAGCAAGTGAGGGTTCTGTCATGCGCACTAGAGAAGGTTGGCTTGGTGGAAGTAGCGGAGGAACATCTGAAGGAGAGAGGTATGCGACTTACACCAG CTGAAGTGCAACCACTGGCACGCAACGATATTACGGACCGTGCGATACATGTTAAAAG GAACTGCGGGATAAGAATCAACGAGAACGTTTCCGAGGTGCAGCTTCTTCAGATCTCTCGCGAATTCCCAAATGAAATATTCGGCTCCTTCTGCTTGAGTTTGGGCGTCGGTTCAAACCAGTCCAGCAACATCCTAACAAAACATTGCAAGGATTATCACAAAGCAATGATGGAAATTCTAATGATGTGGAAGAATAGGACTTGCGGCCCATGTGAGGAGCTAGAGAGTGCATTGGAGTCATCGGGAGCAGCAGATCTGATAGGCAGCATACTTTATAAACCCAAATGA
- the LOC129266542 gene encoding uncharacterized protein LOC129266542 isoform X2, translating into MDGISDKKLLNIGNSIGNNDKLLALALELGFTYAEYKNYKATNQGAGDVTSAGTISMLFCWREKMKREEQVRVLSCALEKVGLVEVAEEHLKERAEVQPLARNDITDRAIHVKRNCGIRINENVSEVQLLQISREFPNEIFGSFCLSLGVGSNQSSNILTKHCKDYHKAMMEILMMWKNRTCGPCEELESALESSGAADLIGSILYKPK; encoded by the exons ATGGACGGGATTTCAGACAAGAAACTCCTGAACATTGGTAATTCGATAGGGAACAACGACAAGCTCTTGGCTCTGGCACTTGAACTTGGCTTCACATATGCAGAATATAAGAATTATAAAG CGACCAATCAGGGAGCGGGTGACGTCACCTCGGCGGGCACTATCTCGATGCTGTTTTGCTGGCGGGAGAAGATGAAGAGGGAAGAGCAAGTGAGGGTTCTGTCATGCGCACTAGAGAAGGTTGGCTTGGTGGAAGTAGCGGAGGAACATCTGAAGGAGAGAG CTGAAGTGCAACCACTGGCACGCAACGATATTACGGACCGTGCGATACATGTTAAAAG GAACTGCGGGATAAGAATCAACGAGAACGTTTCCGAGGTGCAGCTTCTTCAGATCTCTCGCGAATTCCCAAATGAAATATTCGGCTCCTTCTGCTTGAGTTTGGGCGTCGGTTCAAACCAGTCCAGCAACATCCTAACAAAACATTGCAAGGATTATCACAAAGCAATGATGGAAATTCTAATGATGTGGAAGAATAGGACTTGCGGCCCATGTGAGGAGCTAGAGAGTGCATTGGAGTCATCGGGAGCAGCAGATCTGATAGGCAGCATACTTTATAAACCCAAATGA
- the LOC129266631 gene encoding uncharacterized protein LOC129266631 has protein sequence MASHSEPDFDEVLKLIAEDITNEDHIERLGKALGFRKGPIENYIKSNFRFGNVTSRGTLQMLRDWNLKVSRTQQFGELRAALIKANLQATADDHLPQAGLWAPRNSQSAPPGQTQEGPSIYVTESQIMYIARNLLSDFYSPFASALGFSYAEYENIKRKHLNDIKEATLDILNQWKRNTGGLRIALEAALNEAECARLAYTYKDA, from the exons ATGGCGTCACACTCAGAACCAGACTTTGACGAGGTCCTCAAACTGATCGCAGAAGACATAACCAACGAAGACCATATTGAAAGGTTAGGAAAAGCCCTTGGTTTCCGTAAAGGCCCCATTGAAAACTACATCAAATCCAACTTCCGGTTTGGTAACGTTACGAGCAGGGGTACACTTCAGATGCTCCGGGATTGGAATCTTAAAGTAAGCAGAACGCAGCAGTTTGGAGAGCTAAGGGCGGCTCTAATAAAGGCAAACTTGCAGGCGACGGCGGATGATCATTTACCCCAAG CTGGCCTCTGGGCACCTCGAAATTCCCAGTCTGCCCCACCGGGACAAACACA ggaagGCCCTAGCATATATGTGACCGAAAGTCAGATCATGTACATCGCCAGGAATCTGTTAAGTGACTTTTATTCTCCGTTCGCCAGTGCACTAGGCTTCTCGTATGCCGAGTATGAAAACATCAAACGGAAACATCTGAACGACATAAAGGAAGCAACCTTAGACATATTGAACCAATGGAAAAGGAACACAGGTGGTTTACGGATAGCTTTAGAGGCCGCTCTTAACGAGGCAGAATGTGCACGCTTAGCATATACATATAAAGACGCATAA